The genomic interval GTCATATATGTCGAACCAAGGGTCTGGTAATCGGTTGTGTTGATAATGCTGATATATTCTTTGTCAAAAATGTTATTAAATGTCACTGACAGATCCAGTTTTTTCATGCCAAACCGGTTCACCTCTTTGCTATATCCAACCTCAAAATCAAAGATAGTGGCTGTATCTATCTTCTCATTATGGACAATGTCGCCATACCTGCTTCCTGTATATCGCATGATAGTTGAAAAAGTGAAATCACCCAGCGTGTATGACGCAATCCCCTTGAACATCACCTTCGGCGCATCAGGCACCTGCTCCCCATCAACCGGGACAATGGCCCCTGAAGAATTTCGGAGATCCTGAGTATAGTTAAACCTGTTATATGAAAATGAGCCATATAATGAAAGGTGTTCAACCGGCACAGCCCCAGCCTCCAGTTCAAATCCATATGCCTCGGCCTTTGCATTTGAGGCAGGGAAATAGATATTTAATGTATCGTCATAATAGATGGCAAGTTTGTTTTTGTGCCTTGCATAGTAGATTGTTGGAACCACATAGAGTCTTTCGGTAATGTACCTCATGCCCAAATCAAAGTTATCTGCTATCTCAAGCTCCTGCCTGTTCCAGAGCTCCTGAAGGGTAATACCTGCCGTGTAAAAGCCCTGTTTCTGGGAAATAAAATAGGGGTAAAGCTGTACGGAAAGCCCATAGTTACGTCCATAGGAAAAATAGCTGCTCAATGAATCACTCAGGATATAACTTGCCCCGAGATTGGGCAGAAATTCAGTAAAATCCTTTTCACGGGCGCTTGAATTTTGCTCCACTGTAGAGGCCATACCAAGGGCTGTTTTATAACTTACATCACCGATGCCTGTCGTTATATATGTCCTGATTTCGGGCATCTTGTAATCCAGATATTTCAGGCCTCCCTCAAGGGTAAAATTGCCCACACTGTATTTTCCGGAAACAAACGGCTGGTTCTGTTCATGCTTTGTCGGTGCTGAAAGTATCTGCCACCTGTCAAACTGCAGACCTGTGCCTGTTACCTGATATAGCTTCATTGCTGTGGGAGGGCCGGGTCTCTCCTGTTTCAGGTAAAAGTAACCCATATCGACCTTCATACCCTGCATATCAGTGGAGTATTGCGCAAGCATGCCGTACATGTCATGATCAATAGCCCAGTTGCGTACACGGTTTGCGCCGCTTTGTATGGTGATAGTCTCAAAAAAATCACCCTTATCCTGCCAGTAATAGGGTTTAAGGTTAAATTTCGACACATCGCTTATTCTGTATTCCATATCAAGAAGCAGGCTCAGGTCTTCAAAGTCGCTCCTGTTGTAACCGTAATAGTAGTAGTCTGTACTGCTATTAGTATATTCAAAATTATAATAATCTGAGAGGGAAGACACCTGTGAATAACTGAGTGAGCGGTAGGTATTGAGATCTGCATCATTATAGATTGCGTAGCCATTCACCTGTATCCTTTCCCCTATTTTCTGAGAAAGACCAAGCATGGCGTTAATCCTGTCTGATTCCCCCTGTCCTTTCCACTTGTCACCACCTGCATCAGAAAAGGAAATAAAACCGCCGGTTCCGGCAGCTAACAGGCCTGTATCAACCCTGAGAAAGCTTCTTGTAAAGCTGTCGCTGCCAAGTGACTGCTTCAGGTTAATACCGAATGCCTCCTTTGGACCTTTGATATCCATGTCTATCTTGCCGCCAATATTGGTGAGCCCAAAGGCCTGATCCGCTGGTACACCACCCTTGTAAATAGAGACACTTTCAAAGTTTTCCATGTCGTAAATTGTCATACCTCCACCCGGCCTTCCGCTGATCGGGACATCTTTCACATTGACAGGTGATCCCGGATTTCCTCCGCCTGTCGGTTCAACACCCCTGAACCGAAACGATTCATGGTAATTGCTTATGTCAGCAATACCTGATGGATCAACGCTCTGCTGGTTCACAGATGGCATAAGGGTTATTGATTTATGGGGTGACATGGCAGCAGAAGGACCCTGTGCGGTTATACCCTTTTCTGTAACCTTTATGCTTGTGTTGGTTTCAGTAAACATAGGCCCGATGAAATCCTGTTCCTCGAAATTGCCTTCAATCTCGGTCTCAGGAAGATTGATTTTTACCTCTTCAGAAAAGACAGAAGGAGATACAAAAATTGTGCATGAGAAGATCAGCATGAGAATTCTTTTTATCATTTTTTAAAAACCCCATTAAAATGGCAAAGTAAACCGTTCAATATAAATTTATAATTTGTATTACCCTGATAATAACCGAAAATATCGGGTAATACATCTCATATGTTTATTATAAGCGTCAAGATTATTTTTTTAACATGCATTAATTTCAGGGTGAATATTGTGGAAAAAAAGATTTTTTTATCCTTCTGTTCATGGGGAGATTATCATGTAAATGATAACAGGAGGCGGAAATGCAGATTAATCAGTCAAAAGGTTAACGAGGGATGAATACCCCCCGTTATTTAATGAACCTCAACCTAATTCCTTATTTATCCAGTTGAGATAATCCCTGTTACCTTCAAGTACAGGCATGGCGAGTATTTCCGGTACACCATATGGGTGAAGTCTTTTTATCTCCGCCTCAAGTTTTTGATATTGTTCCCTGGTTGTTTTCATAACAATGCGCCAATCCTCGCCCTTGAGTAACCTCCCGTTCCACATGTACATGCTCTTTACCGGGCCTGTAATCTGTACAATGGCTGCAAGCTTTTTTTCAATAACACTTTCGCCGATCTTTTCAGCGGTCTCAAGGTTAACAACTGATGAAAATACCTGTATATATTCTGTCATAATTATTTATCACCTGCTTTTATATTATCATCTCTGGGGATATCTGCATGAACGACACGGCGCTGGAACTTCCAGCGCCCCTTCTCTCTTATCATGGTATCTTCATAATGGCCCACGAAATAGGGTTGTGGACGATCCGATTCACCGGTAACCACAAATACCCACTTGGTTAGAGCACTTGCTTTGTCGCCATTTACCTGAATCGTTTCATTAGTAAACAGATGCACAGACTGGCTTATTGAAGTATCTTTACCAATCGTTTTTTCCATCAGGTCGCAGATTGCCTTTGATCCCTTTGCACTGCCAAACCCGCCGATCC from Desulfatiglans sp. carries:
- a CDS encoding divalent-cation tolerance protein CutA — protein: MTEYIQVFSSVVNLETAEKIGESVIEKKLAAIVQITGPVKSMYMWNGRLLKGEDWRIVMKTTREQYQKLEAEIKRLHPYGVPEILAMPVLEGNRDYLNWINKELG
- a CDS encoding TonB-dependent receptor — encoded protein: MIKRILMLIFSCTIFVSPSVFSEEVKINLPETEIEGNFEEQDFIGPMFTETNTSIKVTEKGITAQGPSAAMSPHKSITLMPSVNQQSVDPSGIADISNYHESFRFRGVEPTGGGNPGSPVNVKDVPISGRPGGGMTIYDMENFESVSIYKGGVPADQAFGLTNIGGKIDMDIKGPKEAFGINLKQSLGSDSFTRSFLRVDTGLLAAGTGGFISFSDAGGDKWKGQGESDRINAMLGLSQKIGERIQVNGYAIYNDADLNTYRSLSYSQVSSLSDYYNFEYTNSSTDYYYYGYNRSDFEDLSLLLDMEYRISDVSKFNLKPYYWQDKGDFFETITIQSGANRVRNWAIDHDMYGMLAQYSTDMQGMKVDMGYFYLKQERPGPPTAMKLYQVTGTGLQFDRWQILSAPTKHEQNQPFVSGKYSVGNFTLEGGLKYLDYKMPEIRTYITTGIGDVSYKTALGMASTVEQNSSAREKDFTEFLPNLGASYILSDSLSSYFSYGRNYGLSVQLYPYFISQKQGFYTAGITLQELWNRQELEIADNFDLGMRYITERLYVVPTIYYARHKNKLAIYYDDTLNIYFPASNAKAEAYGFELEAGAVPVEHLSLYGSFSYNRFNYTQDLRNSSGAIVPVDGEQVPDAPKVMFKGIASYTLGDFTFSTIMRYTGSRYGDIVHNEKIDTATIFDFEVGYSKEVNRFGMKKLDLSVTFNNIFDKEYISIINTTDYQTLGSTYMTGAPFTAYVSLSISI
- a CDS encoding nuclear transport factor 2 family protein is translated as MHNASPETFLLLLVIASILVTAIYPLQALAGDSTSSSENVSIEARLKSLEDREEIRCLLMDYGRFLDKRDFKSFSELFAETEGEWIGGFGSAKGSKAICDLMEKTIGKDTSISQSVHLFTNETIQVNGDKASALTKWVFVVTGESDRPQPYFVGHYEDTMIREKGRWKFQRRVVHADIPRDDNIKAGDK